The genomic stretch GAGCCGTAGCCCGCCCAGAAATCGAACTGGGTGAGGGAATGGCCGGGGACGACGTGGACGAAGGGATGGAGCGGCAGGTAGAACTGGAGGAGCGCCGACTCCCGGACCCAGTCGGTGATGATGATCCCCGCGCCGACCTCCCGCTGGAGGCGCTCCACCTCCTCGGCGAGGTGGCGGGCGTGGACGGGACGGACGGCGGAGTAATTCGGCCAGATCCGCTCCGCCACCCTGGGCATCAGCCCGGAGACGCTCTGCGCCCCGGCCAGCACCAGCAGCACCAGCGCCAGGCGACGCCAGAAGAGGTGGTGGGCCCCCCAGATCCGCCGCGCGGCGACGCTTCCCGTCATGAGGAGGAGCGGCAGGTAGAGCGCGGAGAGCGATTCCTGGTTCTCGAGGTTCCAGAGGGTGAGGAGAACCTGGAGGACGATCCCCGGGACGGCGAGGCAGAGGAGGAAGAGATGGGAACGCCGGAGGAAGACCTCCTCCCGCGAGCGCCAGACGGCGTAGGCGATCGCCGCGACCCCCGTCGGGGCGAGCCACACGCCCTGCGCGCAGAGGAAGTCCCGGAGCCCGGCGAGGCCGATCGAGAGGTCGAGCGAGTTCAATTGCTGCTTCGAGCCGAGCCACTTCAGGGCGCTTTCCGAGAGCCCGTAGGAAAAGCCGATCTTCGCGTGCCAGAGGAAGAACGGGAGGAAGCCGAGGAGCGTCAGGCCGAGGAAGAGGCCGATCGAGGGCCGCCACCAACGCTCGTGCCGGTGCTCGTCGACCGCCCGGAAGAGGAGGAGGCCGCCCGCCCACATCAGGTTCCAGCCGGAGAGGCAGACCGCCACGGCGGAGACCGCCCCGGCCACGGCCCAGTCCCGCAGCCGGTTCCGCTCCGTCGCCTGCCGGAAGGTCAGCAGCGCCAGCGCCATGAGGCCGATGTTCAGCGTCGCGTCGGAGAGGAGGAGCGCCTGCCAGGCGTAGAGCGGGAGGACGACGTAGAGGAGGAGGGAGCAGAACCCCGCCCGCGCCCCGAAGATCTGGCGGCCCGTGTAGAAGAGGAGGAAGCCCGAGGCGGTGTAGACCGCCGCCGCCACCCAGCGGATGCCGAGTTCGGTGACGCCGAAGAAGTGGACGCCGAGGGCGGAGAACAGGGGGAGGAGCGGCCCCTGGGACCAGTAGCCGAGGGCGAGGTGCTTCCCCCGGAGCCAGACCATCGCCTCGGGGCCGGTGAGCTCGAAGGTCTGCCCGTACCAGAAGCGGACAAGGAGGAGCGCAAAGAGGAGGAGCGTCACCCGCTTGCGGTAGCCGGTCTGGTTCATGGTGTGTCGTTCGGCGATTCGGTACTTGGCTCTTCTCTGAAGAGTGGGGTAGAAAGCTAGCCATCAGGACCCCCATGAAACAAGCCAAATACCCCCTCTCCCTCCTCGCCGCGTTCCTGATCCCCCTCCTTCCCGCGCTCCACGCCGATCCCGACACCTCCCGCCCGACCCCCCCCGTGAACCTCATCCAGGCCCGGGTCTTCCGGAACCTGAACCTCCAGGACTTCAAGCTCAACGGCGTCCTCCACACGAAGAAGAACATCTATCCGATGGTCATGAAGACCCGGCTCCGCGAGATGGTCTATGCCTTCACCGAGCAGCCCCTCCAGATCCGCGTCGTCCTCGATCCCGACCACGCCACCATCGAGCGGCGGAAGAAGGAATCGGACGCCTGGCAGACCGTCTCCGGCAAGGCCCTCGGCGAGACGATCCTCGACACCGACATCACCTACGAGGACCTCGGCCTCGGCTTCATCTTCTGGGACAAGGTGACCGGCATCGGCTGCGACTCGATCAAGACCCTCCCCGCCTGGTGCCTGGAAGCGACCCCGCCCGAGGGCGTCAGCAGCTCCTACTCGAAGGTCCGCTACTGGATCAGCTCCCAATATTGCGCCTTCCTCCGCGTCGACGGCTACAACACGAAGGGCGAAGTCATCAAGCGGGTCGAGGTCAACGGCGTCATGCAGATCGGCGACGCCTACGTGATCCGCGAGATGGCCGTCTCGACAATGCTCCCCGGTCGGGAAATCTCGGCCTCGCGGACCTTCATCGAGATCCGGAACGGAGCCCCGGGGTCCGGGCTGTAGAGCGCCGGATTCCAATGCGGAGGACGCCCCCCTCTCCCAATAGGAGTCAGGGCGTATTGGCCCCGTCTCCCCCCGCAATCCGTACCCTCGGGCGTACCGGAACCATCCGATTTTAATTCAGTTCGGAGACGAGGCGCCGCCAAAGCGCGTCCGCCAAGTTCAGGCCCTCAGAACAGGAGGTCACGGAGGGGCGGAGCCCCTCTGTGGCTATAAAGCGGATCGCCTCCAGCTGTACAGGGTCGACCCCGCCCGCCCCAACGGGCCGCCCCACAACTTCGCGCCCCCCCATCCTTGCCTCCCCCCCAATTCCGCCTAACATCCACCGATGGGCTCCGTCCTCCGCGTCTTCATCTACCTCCGCCGCTATCCCGGCCTCGCCGCCGCCACCCTCGGGTGCGCGCTCCTCACCACCCTCGCCGGGTTCGTCTTCCCGAAGGTCACCGGCTACATCATCGACAACGTGATCGTCGCAAAGCGGGGGGACCTCCTCCTGCCGTGCGCCCTCCTCATGGCCGGGGCCTTCTTCGCCCGCGATCTCTTCAATTGCCTCCGCATCCGGTTCAACAACCAATTTGAAGGAAACGTCATCCGCGACCTCCGCAACGACCTCTACGACCACCTCCAGCGCCTCCCCCTCGGCTGGTTCGAGAAACGGGCGACGGGCGACCTCATGACCCGCGTCAGCGAGGACGTCACGAACGTCGAGCGGGTCCTCATCGACGGCGTCGAGCAGGGCATCGTCGCCCTCCTCCAGATCGTCGGCGTCGGCATCCTCCTCTTCCAGAAGAACGCCGTCCTCGCCGCCTGGATGCTCCTCCCCCTGCCGCTCCTCTTCGGCGGGGCGCTCTGGTACACCCTCACCGCCGGGGGCCGCTACCGGGAGCAGCGCCGCGCCGCCTCGGCCCTGAACTCGATCCTCCTCGACAACCTCGGCGGCATCCGCCAGATCAAGTCGTTCGCCCGCGAGGGCGAGGAATCGACCCGCTTCGGCGGCGTCTCGGAACGGGCGCGGCAGGCCCAGATCCTCGTCTCCCACACCTGGGCCCTCTATTCCCCGGCGATGAACTTCATCGGCGCCCTCGGCACCGTCATCGTCCTCTTCGTCGGCGGACGGGACGTCCTCGCCGACCGCTTCACCTACGGGGAACTCGTCGAGTTCCTCCTCTTCGTCGGCATGTTCTACGAGCCGGTCGGGAAGCTCCACCAGCTCAACCAGCTCTGGCAATCGGCCCGCGCCGCCGCCGACCGCGTCTTCAAGATCATCGACACGCCGACCGAACGCTACGAGCCGCCCGCCTCCTCCCCCTTCCGTCCCGGCGGGGCCTGCGCCCTGCCGCGCCTCGACGGCGCCGTCTCCCTCCGCCACGTCGGCTTCTCCTACCGGGACGAGCCGCCCCTCCCCGTCCTCCACGACATCAACATCGAGGTGAAGCCGGGCCAGACCGTCGCCCTCGTCGGCCCAACCGGCGCGGGGAAATCGACCCTGGCGGGCCTCCTCCTCCGCTTCCACGAGGCGACCGAAGGGGCCGTCCTCCTCGACGGCCATGACGTCCGCCACTATCCCCTCGCCGTCCTCCGCAGCCAGATCGGCCTCGTCTCCCAGGAGAACTTCCTCTTCAACACCACCATCCGGGAGAACCTCCTCTTCGGCCGCCCCGGCGCGAGCGAGGCCGACGTGACCGCCGCCGCCGTCGCCGCCCACGCCGACGAATTCATCCGCGCCCTCCCGCAGGGCTACGATACCGAGATCGGCGAGCGGGGCGTGAAGCTGAGCGGCGGCGAGAAACAGCGCCTCGCCATCGCCCGCGCCCTGCTCAAAGACCCGCCGATCCTCGTCCTCGACGAGGCGACCGCGAGCGTCGACACATTGACCGAAAAGCTGATCGCCGAGGCCTTGGAAAAGCTCCTGAAGAACCGGACCTC from Verrucomicrobium sp. GAS474 encodes the following:
- a CDS encoding glycosyltransferase family 39 protein, with the translated sequence MNQTGYRKRVTLLLFALLLVRFWYGQTFELTGPEAMVWLRGKHLALGYWSQGPLLPLFSALGVHFFGVTELGIRWVAAAVYTASGFLLFYTGRQIFGARAGFCSLLLYVVLPLYAWQALLLSDATLNIGLMALALLTFRQATERNRLRDWAVAGAVSAVAVCLSGWNLMWAGGLLLFRAVDEHRHERWWRPSIGLFLGLTLLGFLPFFLWHAKIGFSYGLSESALKWLGSKQQLNSLDLSIGLAGLRDFLCAQGVWLAPTGVAAIAYAVWRSREEVFLRRSHLFLLCLAVPGIVLQVLLTLWNLENQESLSALYLPLLLMTGSVAARRIWGAHHLFWRRLALVLLVLAGAQSVSGLMPRVAERIWPNYSAVRPVHARHLAEEVERLQREVGAGIIITDWVRESALLQFYLPLHPFVHVVPGHSLTQFDFWAGYGSWEGEASNALLMLRTAEVPEAVRKDFALVRPLPPIPIPEAKGWHFFLCERMPVPPSQILGQP
- a CDS encoding outer membrane lipoprotein-sorting protein yields the protein MKQAKYPLSLLAAFLIPLLPALHADPDTSRPTPPVNLIQARVFRNLNLQDFKLNGVLHTKKNIYPMVMKTRLREMVYAFTEQPLQIRVVLDPDHATIERRKKESDAWQTVSGKALGETILDTDITYEDLGLGFIFWDKVTGIGCDSIKTLPAWCLEATPPEGVSSSYSKVRYWISSQYCAFLRVDGYNTKGEVIKRVEVNGVMQIGDAYVIREMAVSTMLPGREISASRTFIEIRNGAPGSGL
- a CDS encoding ABC transporter ATP-binding protein yields the protein MGSVLRVFIYLRRYPGLAAATLGCALLTTLAGFVFPKVTGYIIDNVIVAKRGDLLLPCALLMAGAFFARDLFNCLRIRFNNQFEGNVIRDLRNDLYDHLQRLPLGWFEKRATGDLMTRVSEDVTNVERVLIDGVEQGIVALLQIVGVGILLFQKNAVLAAWMLLPLPLLFGGALWYTLTAGGRYREQRRAASALNSILLDNLGGIRQIKSFAREGEESTRFGGVSERARQAQILVSHTWALYSPAMNFIGALGTVIVLFVGGRDVLADRFTYGELVEFLLFVGMFYEPVGKLHQLNQLWQSARAAADRVFKIIDTPTERYEPPASSPFRPGGACALPRLDGAVSLRHVGFSYRDEPPLPVLHDINIEVKPGQTVALVGPTGAGKSTLAGLLLRFHEATEGAVLLDGHDVRHYPLAVLRSQIGLVSQENFLFNTTIRENLLFGRPGASEADVTAAAVAAHADEFIRALPQGYDTEIGERGVKLSGGEKQRLAIARALLKDPPILVLDEATASVDTLTEKLIAEALEKLLKNRTSFLVAHRLSTVRRADLILVMKGGRIIERGSHAELLVQGGLYAKLATAQRSDLLEDEAFV